In the Helianthus annuus cultivar XRQ/B chromosome 11, HanXRQr2.0-SUNRISE, whole genome shotgun sequence genome, one interval contains:
- the LOC118483973 gene encoding ctenidin-3-like, whose translation MEEGLVIFIVIAVVMFSLFILCGVFCGVKGGGGEAGGGGGGDGGGGGGGGEDGGDDNGGGGGYGGDVDSGWGGGGVDGGWGGGGADSGWGGGGGGGGVGGDGFGGGGGGGGFSGGGGGGV comes from the coding sequence ATGGAGGAGGGACTGGTGATATTTATTGTTATTGCTGTAGTAATGTTTAGTCTGTTCATCCTTTGTGGGGTGTTTTGTGGTGTAAAAGGCGGTGGCGGTGAAGCTGGCGGCGGCGgaggtggcgatggtggtggtggcggcggtggcggtgaAGATGGTGGTGATGATAACGGTGGCGGTGGAGGCTATGGTGGTGATGTTGATAGCGGCTGGGGAGGCGGTGGTGTTGATGGCGGCTGGGGAGGCGGCGGTGCTGACAGCGGCTGGGGAGGTGGCGGCGGTGGAGGTGGAGTCGGCGGTGATGGCTTCGGTGGTGGAGGCGGAGGAGGCGGCTTTAGTGGTGGAGGTGGGGGAGGAGTTTAG